AGCCATTGTTAGAAACGCCCAACCCAGTGGTGGTAAATAACCGCGTCCGCCACTGACGTGATGTTCACACTGCACCTCCTGCGACGGGCTCTGGAATTCTATTGAGAGGATACCAGGTTATCTGGTCTCTTCAGTATATCATCAGCCGATTGGTTTGGTGACTGGAGTAATCGAGATCGTCGTACTGGCTTGCGCAATTTGGCAATGATCTCTGGCGTCAACTTGATCCATCTGGGCCCACCAGGAACCGTTTGAATGCTGCCCAAACGACCGGACTTACACCAATTACCAATGGTGGAATCGCTGACGTTCAACAACTCGACTGCTGCCTGGGTAGAATAGCGTCCGTCTCCTCGTTGCCCACTGGGGCAGGCAGAGGGCGCATCTGGACAATCAGTTGGAATGTCATAACGGTGACGCACCCAACGTACCTTTACGCCGGTGAAGGGCTGACCGACACCAGTGGTGATACCTTCCTGGTTGAGCAGCGTGGCAATCTGGCGATCAGTGTGGATGGGAGCCAATTCACGAATGCGGTCAATGGCGGCAGAAGAAGTGCGCTGAATTTCAAAGATGTTTTTCGGGCGGGCGATATCGAGTTCAGATAAGGCTCCTGTTTGCCAGCGGATACCAGCGTGGATGGTGTTTTCTTGTTTTGTGAGAGTAACATCTTTGATCAAGAAACGTAAAAGTTGCTTGCGTTCAGCATACGTTGTGGTAGCAGCATGCCAGACTGTTGAAAGATCCTGAGCCAGGGCAAGAATGCGCTGTCGCTCTTCGGGACTAGCGACCAGAGTTGATGGTCTGGGTAAGGATGTATATTCGCGCTCCAGGCGTTCAATCTCGACCAGTCTCTCGTTCCAGTCCCGTTCCAGATTGCGGGCCACGAGACGGTTCTCGGGGTCAATGGCGCAAAAGCGTCTTTTTGCAAGTTCGGCATCATAGCGAGCACGTTCGATGCGCAGTTGCCACTGGTGGTCAATTTGCTTGGTACGGACTTCGATTTGCTCTAGGGCAGCTATGGATACGGTCAACTGGGCAGAACGCATAGCTTCCAGGAAGAGCTGCGTCACACCAGCATCCACACCATCGCCGCGGATGATTTGACAAGTTGGTTCAGCAAACTGATGATAGGCTTGCTGACATTTGTAAACGGGAGTGACGCCGTTATCAAGATAGCGGATTGTCATTCTTCTGCCACAGCGCCCACACAAGACAATGCCTTGCAGCAAAGCTGTTCCTTCCCGCACGGCTCCCCGGCGATCTTCGCTTCGAAAGGTGCGGTTGTCGTCGAGACGTTGCCGATTGCGTAGATACTGGTCCCAGGTGATGTAGCCAGGATGAACGTCCAGTAGAAGGATACGCCAGTCATCCGGATTGGGGTGACGAGTGCGCTTCTCAACCGGTCTGGTTTCACCCGGCAAGGTCTGGAGGCGCGACTGTGATCGGCCGTAGGCATACGCACCTGCATAAGTTGGGTTGTGCAGTACACTCAAAACTCGGCGCTGACCTAAGGGCTTCCAGATCAGTTCGTCCTTGCGGCTGCCTCCCCGAAGACGCGTTGGAAAGAGCAGGCTATGGGTCTTGAAGTACCTGATCACAGACATGGCAGACTGAAGTTCATCAAATGAATCAAAAACAAGCTGTATGGCTTGTTGAACTTGTTCATCAGGGTCAAAGATCACCTTGCCGGTGGTATCGTAGACCAGCCCGGTCGGCAAGGGTAAGCGCAGTTGGCCTTGCTGGGCTTTTTTCAACTTACCACCCAAGAGCCGACTGCGCAACCAATGCAGCTCCGCTTCGCTCATCGTGCCCTTGAACCCTAACAGCAAGCGGTCATTGTACTGGCTGGGATCATATATCCCTTCTTCATCAACAACCAGAGTGTTTGTCAGGGCACTAATCTCAAGGAGACGATACCAATCACTACAAGAGCGCGCCAGCCGAGAAGCTTCCAGGCTGAAAACGGCCCCGGCATGACCCAGTCCGACTTCAGCAACCAGATGCTGGAAGCCATCCCGACCAGCAGCGGAGGCTCCTGAGAGACCCTGATCCTGATCGACAACCACTATCTGCTCTCGCAACCAACCCAAGTCGAGGGCCCGCTGAACGAGATCATATTGGCGAGCCTTGCTGCCAATATTCCGTGTAACCTGCGCCAGAGTTGACTGGCGAACGTAAATCAAGGCTTGGCGTTCCAGGTGTTCAGGTAGGATTTTTTGTGCGTAGTGAGGGGATAGCATAGGTGACCTCCTTCCCGGATGCATCGATTTGTTGAACGATCAACTTGAACACCATCTGGGCCATGAGACGAATGACTTGCGTCTGACGGTCAGCGGCCAGCTGTACCCAAACCTTGGTAAGGGACTCATGATGATCGGTTAGGGATGGACGAGACATGACTTCACCTCCTATGATGCCTTGGCTATTTGATTGTCTTGATCATAGCCTTGGTCACCGGGATGGCAAGCCTCTTCTCCTGTTCCCCCTTGAGGAAATCGCTCCTCTTGGCGTAGATGCTCAATGAGTTTGGTGGCTCGGAGCAGACCAAAGAAATCTAGTAGGTGTGGTGGTGAATACGACAATGCCTCGCTGTCTAATGGAACGGCGTAGTCGGTCCAACTCATAGCGACCACGACACGAAGACCATCACCGGTCTGAACAATGATGTCCGGATCTTCACCACGATATTTGCGGATGATTTCAACCTGCTGACCGCACCGTGGATGGTATGGATGAGTGATAGTTATAATTTGGGAAGGATCTTGAGATAATGGGGTAGTTTGCGATTTAGATCCTGGCCGATGGGGACGCCCTGGCATTGAGCAACCGCCGCCTTACGCAAATCCTCGCTGCACTCCAGGCAGCCCTTCCCAAGCTTGAACGCGTGGGGGCTTACGCCAACGCCAAAAACCTCTTAGGCAAGAGCCAGGCAGAACTTGAAATACTGGTTCAGCAGGGGTTAGGGATTGTCTATCTCGGCCTGGAGAGCGGGAACGACGAGATTTTATCGCGCATCGACAAGGGCGCAACCGCCGCTGAGATGGTCTCCGCAGTTCGTAAAGCCAAGCGCGCCGGACTTCTCGTTTCGATCATCGGCATCCTGGGCATCGGCGGCCCTGAGCTATCCGAACACCATGCGGAGCAGACCGGCCAGATTGTCAGCCAAATGGACCCCGATTACTTCTCCATGCTGACCCTGATGCTCGTCCCGGGCACAAAACTTCACAGTCAATGGCAGTCGGGGGAATTTCAATTGTTGGAACCAGAAGAAATGTTAGCGGAACTGCGCCAGGTTATCGGGCACACAGACGGTCTCACTCAATGTGTATTCCGCACCAATCACGCATCCAATTACTTGCCCCTTAAGGGAACCCTGCCCCAAGATAAAAAACGCCTGCTGCAAACCCTGGACGCCTCGCTGGCACAGGGAAAAGGTGCGCTCCGACCCGAATCCTGGCGGGGGTTGTGACAGCGACTTAGCTGATTTTGCCATACTTTTGCTCAAGTCGGCGTCCCCGCAGACGAGGACGTCTGCTAGAGCAAAGTGTTTAGCACCAAGAACTATCTATCCCACTTTCTCCACATAGCGTACCCCCTCCATACCTTCGAAATCCTTGTCCTGAGTCCATAACATGGCTGTGTGGGCGCGTACTGTGGCCAAAATGATGCTATCAGTCATCGCCAATTTTGTTTCTGCAGAGATTTGTGCTGCATCAATTGCGATCTCGCGAGTCAATTGGACTGCATTTCCAAGCGACATGATCCCTATTGCCATCAGTGCATCTTCTTCATTTCGTTGATTGAGAAACCGTTTGAATACCTCATACATGCAAATCGTCGGCACAATCAACTTCCCAACATCGCGAATGGGCGGGGCAAAGAAATCCTTATTCCGTTCCCCAGCCAGATATTCTAGCCAACCCGAAGAATCGACTACATTCATATCTCCCGGTCTACCTTTTCGCGTTGGGGATCAGTATCAATACCTTTGAACATCCCTTCAGCTTCTGCAATCGGCGGAACAATAGCCACGCGGAGTGTGTCATTGTAGGGAATAAACATGATTTTCTGCCCCGGCTTGAGTTTGAATTGTTCGCGAATGGGCCGAGGTATCACAACCTGATATTTAGATGAAATCGTTACTGCGTCCATGCGCTTTACATCTCCTTATCGATCAGAATTCGTAAAGCGATTTTACCATATCATGACTCACGCACTGGCGCGGAAAGGTCCGAAAATAATGGGGTTGCCGCTTTACTCATTTCTGTGTATTTCGGTGATCTGAATTTCAGGGCTAACAATTGTCGGTGAAACGCCTTCAACCGAGATCATCGCTGACACATCGGTCACTTTTGGCGAAATTGGCTGCACCTGCGGTGTGATCGAGACAACCGAACGCGGGTCGAGGGATTCTATCGGGTCAACATCCCCGCCTACAAAACCTTCAGTATTCACTTTGGCCACCAAGAAATCCCCGGCGGGGTCGATCATCCTGGTCACACCGGCCATGATATAACCGCCCTCCGTTGGTTTGATCTCTTCGATTTCGTCCAGCCCGGCTTCGCCGAAAATCCGCGACCACAAATAATTACCATCCTTGTCGAATTTGACAATCAAAACATCTCCCCCATGCTCTGGGAGAGTCAATTTACCGCCAGCGATGAAACCATCATCCGTTTCGTTCATCGTCCAGCCGACATCCTCGCCAGGACCATCCACCATCGTGCTCCACACAAGATCGCCCTGGGAATTGAGCTTGATCCCAAACAGCGCCCCACCCCCTTTGGCCCCGAAGGATCCCGTCCGATCCCCAAAGGCAAATCCGCCATCACGGGTCACGCGCACCCCATCCCAGTTGATCCCCTCCCCGGCGCTGCCACCAATCGTCTTGGCCCAGATGACATTTCCCTGAGGATCAATCTTGATCAGCCCGGCGTCCGCGTTCGCATCCCCAGCCCCAAAGGACCAGATCGTCCCCCCAATCACATAGCCCCCCTCCACTTGGACAATTCCGCTGCCGACATCATCTTCAATGCCACCGTACGTCTTGGCCCAATCCAAAGTGCCATCGGATTTCAGCTTGACAACCAGCAGATCCTTTTTACCAGCCCCAAAGGAATCCGTACTACCCATGGCGATATAGCCATCATCAATTTCCAAAGTTGTCATCCCACCTTCGGCCCCTGCCCCGCCGATAGCCTGGCTCCAGTCTAGATCACCGTTAGCATCAAGTTTGACGATGAACATATCTGTCTTCCCAGCCCCAAAGGACAGCGTCGTGCCGGTGAGCAAGAACCCGCCGTCAGATGTTGGGCTGACAGAATAGCTGCCGCGCTCATCTCGCGGACCGCCTATCACTCTGCTCCACAAGAGATAGCCATCTTTATCGAGCTTGATGACCAAAAAATCATGTGAGCCATCCCGGTTGCCGCCACCATCGCCAAATCCATAAGAACTGGTCATACCTACAACAACAACTCCATCCTCGGTTTCATGAAAAGATGGCGCGTAATCGCGGCCTTCGCCCCCAATGGCGATGATCCAATAGGATTGATCCGTTTCTTGTGGAATTTCTTCGGCAATTTGCTCGGTGACTTCGACAGGGCTTGAAGCTACCGCAGGTAAATTACAGGCCAGGATTACAAAGGATACAAAAATAATTCGCAGAATATTGGTGAGTCTCTTTGAGTTAACTTTCATAGCATCCTCCTATCTTTATTTGGGAATTCCTCATAACCAATAAACGGCATGGTTCAATATATGAGAATCTAGCTTTACAAATCAGCATCAGGAGAAAACACGAATATGCACGAATTGGCCGAATGACACGAATGTGTCATTCGTAAGCATTCGTGATACCAACAGCATGTGACGCTAATTTGTAAAGGTGTTTTTGGCTTAAACTGAGCCATATCCAATAAACTTACATTCAGTAACAGTATACATCAAGAAGTTCTCGAATATGTAGAATTTCTTAAAAACCAATCTTCCTTTCACACGCCCGTTATAGCATACTTGCACACATTTTTATATGAATCAAAAAATCCTTGCTTATCGCAAGGATTTTTTCCTAACGCTTCGCATCACAGGGCGTCAAAAGCAAAGCGTGAACGATTATCGCTTTTACGGCCGCTAAATGTTTTTCCTGCTGAACCGGTCAAGATCCCCGCCCCTTCCGTCAGTGGATCCTGAAACTGCCCCCCAGCAATCAGTCCGGCCTGATGTGCCCCATCATAAACAAACATGCCACCCCATTCAGCGATCACATCGCTCATTTCACGTACAGGCAGCGGGAAGAGCGTCATCGACATCCCCATAACCACCAGTTTGGGTTGCACCTTGCGCGCTAGCTTTGCGAAGGCATCTAAATCCACTTCCAATTTTTCCGGATCATAGGGCACATCCACAATCTTCAGACCGCGTGTACCGGCTGGGCCATCCTGACGGTTGCTGGAATGACCACCAAAGGGCTGAGATGCTGTCATTACGGTATCGCCTGGTTGAGCCAAAGCGTGATATACCGCCAAATTACCCAGCATACTCCCCATCAGGCGATGGTCGGCATAGCGACAGCGGAAGGCTGTCTTCAGTAATTCCACACACAAGGCTTCGACTTCATCAATATACTGCGTACCTGCAAACCAACGATTGACTCGGCCAATATGACCCTCCGCTGCACGCGTGCCAATCTCGGATGAGAGTAAGGCTCGAACCGTTGGGCTGGTGGGGGCTTCTGGAGCCAGCAGGTTGAGGCAGCGCTTGCCGCGCCACTCTTCATTTCGCTTGACAACTTCAACCACCGCATCTGCCCAGGCTTTGGGCGATTCGGTGCTGTTCATGATGGCTCTGGCTTTGGCTAAAACGTCTTTGTCATGCACCTCAAAGGAAGATACCATTGTTTCGTTAGTCACGTTAAATTTCTCCTTGTCTTTGCTGATTATTTTTGTTGCTGCTCTAAACTTCAATCACAGAAACTGTTATTTTGAAATCCGTCACAATGAACGATAGTTAATCTAGGCGTTTTTTGCATGCACGGGTTCCAGCACTTGCTCATTCACTTTCAGTTGAAATATATCAGGCCGGGAATAATGTCCGACCACATCAAAATCAAGTTTGGCTCTCACGATTTCCCCCATGTCCAGATCGGCATACAAAATACCTTCCTGATCATATAGCGGGCCAGCGATGATTTCGCCAAGTGGCGAAACGATAACGCTGCCGCCACGGCACATGACTTCGGGTTGAGCGGACAGTTCTGAATGATCCCGCAAGTCGGTTGGATACATAGCTTTTGTCACATACTGATTGCAGCCCAGGACAAAGCAGCGCCCCTCACAGGCAATGTGACGCAGCGTGGCTTGCCATGTCTCACGCGAATCCGCGGTTGGGGCCAGATATATTTCCACCCCTTTGCTATACAAGGTCATGCGCGCCATGGGCATATAATTTTCCCAGCATATCAACCCGCCAATTTTCCCGATTCCTGTTGATAGCACAGATAACGTACTACCATCCCCTTCACCCCATATCAACCGTTCAGCACCGGTGGGTTTTAGCTTTCGATGCTTACCGATGATTTTTCCATCAGGGCCAAAATAAAGCAACGTGCAATAGAGTGTTCCGCCTCCAAATTGGGTATCTCGCTCAATAACGCCGATTGCCATGTATACTCCGGCTTCACGAACTGCTGATCCCAAAGCATCTGTAGCTGGGCTGGGGATTTCAACGGCATTATCCCAGTATGTTTGCCACAAGTATCGGCCTTCTGGCTTTCGACTGCCAACGACCATTCCAAAACTCAATCCACGCGGATATGCGGGAATCAATGCTTCTGGAAAAAGCACGAATTTAGTGCCCTGTGACGCGGCTTCACGAATGAACTGACAAGTTTTTGTAACTGTGGCTTCTCGCTCAAACAGAATAGGGGCTGCTTGTACTACAGCAACTTTTACGGAGGCGTGTCCGCTGGTCATGTTTGTATTTCTCCTATAGGCCTGTTGGTTTGGCAGTTTTTTATGGCTGAATGGGCGTCTGCGACGACGGCTTTTATTTTATTTTTCACCTCGTATAACTTGATCCCGCCCAATAAAATCGCCGCCGCCCGTATCCACATCACCTTCGATGTATGCCCCACCTTGGGTATTGATCTCTTTGTAGACCATGAAGAATGTACGTCCAGCATTATCCCCCAAACCCTGGCTTTGTAGAAACGCCCTGGCTTTTTCCGGGTTCAGTTTGCCCGCCATCAGATCAGGCAGACCAAATACAGCACCGGCAAAGCGCGGTTGGATTTCATCGAAATCGATAACGATGATCCCTTTATGTTGTTCGATCACATAGAATTGCTTTAACCATCGCACAGAACGCGCCAGGCCATCCCGGCTGGATGGATCGAAAGTAGCGTAGGTAGCATAAATACCCTGACGTTGCTCAAATTCTCCCACGAAGGAAATCGCCGCGCTAACGGTGAATTTCTCAACACCATCTCTGGGTGCTGATAAATCCTGTATCTGATCAACGTGCAAATACAGTTGGGGAATTTCTCGATGACCCTCAAATGGGAATTTGCTTATAATCAATGTTCTCCCAATAATATTCTCAGGCTACGCAGTGCAGAGCCGCGCTGTAACTCATCGTGGAAATATTGATTGCGGTAATTCCGCAAACAATTGTAACAACTGGTTTCCTCACCACATTCACATTGATCAAGACGGTTGTGCGCGGCTTCAAAGGCTGGGCGCAAGTTCTCATAAATTCGTAAGACATGTCCGGCTCCACCAGGAACATTATCATACAGCACTAACGACGGCGATTGTCCTCTTGGATAAACTGTACCCTCTATATCGTTTCGGCTGATCCCTAGCGCTTCGCTAGCCCCATCCAGCAGGGCATACAACAAAGAATAGGTATGTGTTTTACCCGAGGCGGGTAGCGTTGTCCGAAGTTCCAACACATCTGTCATGAACCGGTGACCCAGATGATAAGTATGGAATGCCCCTTTACAGCTTTCGCCATTGAGTGGATTATTGTGAGTACCTTTCATGCGCGTTGAGGTTAGCGGAATCGGTTCAGCATACCCGCAAAAGCCACAAATGCGGAAGCCGCGCCCCCATCCATTGTTGACAACCGCCAGCCACCCGTGGCGAGAATATCGCTTGTACACTTGAACGTTGCTGGAAGATACACGCTGATCCAATTCTTCTGACTCGTCTATTAATTCATCGGAGTCAGGTAAGCGGTAATCAGCGAAAAAGACCCGGCTGGCATAAATACGTTCAGGCGGAGTTTCTCCCGGGGAACGGGTTTTATTGCCAGCAATAAAACCATGTTCGGGGACAATGAAATTCCCGCGCATTTCCGGGTGATCGGATAGCAAATTGCCGCAGCCCTGGCATAGCGTGGGCGGTTCGCTGATGGCGTAGTGAAAACGATGACATTCGCCACACACCACATATTTAAAAGGCTCCCAGGCGCGATTGGGCAATTTTCGTATCCCCTGACTTCGCCAGACGACTTTGGCAGCCACCACTTCGCTACCCGGTGCAAACTCGGAAATTGCCATGCGCAGATCCCGATTCAGTTCAATCCGATTAGCGTTCCGGATCGTGAGATGATCCGTTTTTAGTTCAACCACATCAGTTGGAAAACCATACTTGGGCAAAACGTTGTAAGTGGCCAGGAAACCTATTAACTGACGACCCCGAATCTGTTTTTGAACGCTAGCAAAATACCCGGCCTGTTTGTATTTTCGTTTTCCTGCGGCTTCATCTTCCAATTGGGCAAATTCTTCCAATTCAGATGTGAGGGTCAAGCGAGCTTTATCCAGTGTCCCTTTTTCATCTGCATTGAATAGCGCGGACTTCCACAGCCACACATCTATACCGATGATTTTGTGCAAATCTTTTGGCACCACACGCTGGAGAGCCTGTTGTAAGGTTGGGGGTTTGGTCTCGAGAAATTCGGCTAATAACTCCGGTGCGGATGTCCCTCCTTCAGGGGCAAAAAACTCGCCGATAGTCTTGTACGTCTGTTTATGCTTTTCAACAGCCCAACGGAAAAAGGCCCCAAATACGATTGAATGCAGGTGTCGGCGGATAATTTTCTCGTTCGTGAGTACTGTAACGGGTGGTTTGATCTCTCCTTTCACCATGCTTTTTGGATGGTTGTAATAGTTCAAGTCGTGAGAGCGCCGTTGAGCAAAGGTCAGAGCAAAAGCAGCTGAATCTGTGCGGCGTCCAGCACGCCCGGCGCGTTGCACATAGTTCGCTGTAGTGGGCGGTACATTGCGCATAACAACGGCTTGCAAATCGCCCACATCCACCCCCAATTCAAATGTAGTGGAACAACTGAGGGCATTGATTTCCCCACGAATAAACCTGTTCTGCACATCTGCTGCGGCCTGCGGAGTCCATTGGGCAGTGTGTTCCTCTGCGCGCATGGGAATAGGATCACCATGCAGGTAAATATCGCGGTACAGGTTCATATCCAGAATATCTTTATGCTGATCAAGGGGTTCAAGAGAACCGCTGCAACTGTATGTAGTACAAATACTGCCCAAAGAAATTGGCGAAATATTATGACAGCGATTACAAATATACCAACCCCTTACGTCTCCGTCTATCGAAGGAATGACTTCCCACATCTTGTGGGCAATCTGATACAGGTAGCCGTGCCCTCGATGGGATTCGCGCGGTAAGTGAGTTTCCCAGGGGCTTCCAGGGCCAGAAAGGTAAAGCCATATTTCACGCAGGGTTCTCAAAGCCAGTGTCTGGATTTCGCGTACCGGCATTTCCTGTCGAGCCAGATACCGCTTGAGTAAGTCCAGACGGGCGTTGCTATGCTGCTCAGCAGGCATCCATCCAAATATTCCTTTCTTTGGATGGCTTTCGGATTCACGAAAATAAAAAGCCTTCTGGCGGGGAGCGAAAGCGTCATCTTGCACCAGGTCCACTTTTTCTCGTAACAGATAAGTGATTGCGCCTTGACGCCGCAAAGTATTCAGCAATAGGGTGATCAAGTCAAAGGCTTGGTCTGAGGTGAGGTTCCAGGGAGCGGCGGTTAAGAGATCAGGGGGAGACCAGTTTCGGGGGTGAACGAGTCGGAAGCGAAGCAATCCCAGCCCTTCCAAGCTGATACGCTGATCTAGGGGAGAAAATTCTTGCATCAGCCAGATGGCGATGGTGCGTTCACGCTCATCCCGGCTTTGTTCTTGGTCAAAAACACCGGTCTGGACAGCCTGATTTAGCACTCGGGGCAGCAAATCTCTCAGCCGTAGGTCGCCGCGGGCGGTATCCGGAGATTCCAGAACGGTTTTCATAATTAACCGGCGGCGCATATTTCGCTGATGAACGCGTTCAAAATAGGGAGCAAAAAAAGCGGCCTTTTGCCGACTGTCCGTGAAATTCAAGAGTTTGCGACCTTCACCAGGATATCTGGCAGATTCATCATCTTTTGCTGGTGGCAAGCACTGATATAAAGCACTCGCCAGGACACTCACCGGTGCGTCTTGCCCCGTCAGGAAACGGTACACCACTCCTCCGCTGGAACGTGTAGAGCAACTTACGCACCGGCGCAAAGTGCGTTTTCGCCCAATATCTACTTTACTGAGTTTGATGGGGGCCATTTTGCAGCCACATTTTTGAGCTATAAAAGCCGAGCGTATTTGCCCACACTGTGGGCATAGCAAAAACTCTTCTAGTTCGGTGTCGTCTTGTACACTATCGTCAATTTCCTCGTCCGATGCAACCAATTCATCATCATCTGGAACGGATAGTTCAGTTTCGATCACATAGTACGACATCTGTTTGGCTTGCAAGGAAAGATACACAGCGCTGTTCTGGGTGAGATACGTGCGGCGGTCTTCGATCTTGAAGTGTTCGCCAGGGGCTTCGTTTAGGTTCTCGCCATACTCTTCGTCTCCGATCAGGTAAGCAGTGCCGCAGCGGGTGCAGTTCGCAAGTTCGAAGACACGGCTCTTGCACTCAGGGCAGAATTTGTGACGGTGCAAAAATAGGCTGGGAGTGTTCTCTGAATGTGCTGCACGATTCAAGCAGACAAAGGCACCTTCCAGAGCGCGGGCAAAAACATGATAGCGCGCCGGTAGCAGGGGCATATCGTTTTTGTTAGGACGCGCCAGGATTGCCAGCGCCACTAGATCAATCAGTGCCTGCTCAGAATCATCCGCGTCAGGGAATATCTCTGGGGAAATTTCTTTCAGGAACTCGGGATTGCTCTGTAACTTCCCTTGGATATGACGGATATTTTCGTCTCCGCGTAGCAAGCGGTACAAAAAGCGCGCCATAGCCCGGTTGGGATCCTGGCGAGCGGATTGCGCAGCTTCCTCAACGACATCTCTAGGAATTTTATGGGATAACGCGATCTTGGTAAGACGAGCCAACAATGCTTGTGGCAAGAGATCGCTTTCTCTATTCTGTTGGTTCTCAGCCAGTTTGTGCAATCCGCGGTAAAGAGCGGGGGAGCCATTGCCCCAAGTGTCCCCCAAAGTTCCTGCGTCCACGCGTACTGCTTCAACCACATCTTGCCGGGTGGGATCATCCTCCACCCACTCAAAAGAGTGGCTAAATAAATTGCTGGCAAAATCAACCACGGCAGGGAAGTCATCTTTGCCGCCTCCTAGGGTGGCGCTGGTAGCGACAACCTGTAACCGCCCCAGCTCGCTTTGCACAACCCGATCCTGCACGCGCCGTAGCAGCATGGCAATTTCAGTTGCATTGGCGCCATTATAGACATGAGCTTCATCCAAAACGATGAATTTCCAATGCTGACCGGTGGCGCCGTCAAACAATTTAGAGTCCTTGGGACGCAGGAGCAAGTATTCGAGCATGGCGTAGTTCGTCAGCAAAATATGGGGCGGGGTTTCCTGCATCTCTGCACGGCTGAGAAGTTCATTTTTTACACGCGGCTCACCAGGAT
This genomic stretch from Chloroflexota bacterium harbors:
- a CDS encoding recombinase family protein, producing the protein MLSPHYAQKILPEHLERQALIYVRQSTLAQVTRNIGSKARQYDLVQRALDLGWLREQIVVVDQDQGLSGASAAGRDGFQHLVAEVGLGHAGAVFSLEASRLARSCSDWYRLLEISALTNTLVVDEEGIYDPSQYNDRLLLGFKGTMSEAELHWLRSRLLGGKLKKAQQGQLRLPLPTGLVYDTTGKVIFDPDEQVQQAIQLVFDSFDELQSAMSVIRYFKTHSLLFPTRLRGGSRKDELIWKPLGQRRVLSVLHNPTYAGAYAYGRSQSRLQTLPGETRPVEKRTRHPNPDDWRILLLDVHPGYITWDQYLRNRQRLDDNRTFRSEDRRGAVREGTALLQGIVLCGRCGRRMTIRYLDNGVTPVYKCQQAYHQFAEPTCQIIRGDGVDAGVTQLFLEAMRSAQLTVSIAALEQIEVRTKQIDHQWQLRIERARYDAELAKRRFCAIDPENRLVARNLERDWNERLVEIERLEREYTSLPRPSTLVASPEERQRILALAQDLSTVWHAATTTYAERKQLLRFLIKDVTLTKQENTIHAGIRWQTGALSELDIARPKNIFEIQRTSSAAIDRIRELAPIHTDRQIATLLNQEGITTGVGQPFTGVKVRWVRHRYDIPTDCPDAPSACPSGQRGDGRYSTQAAVELLNVSDSTIGNWCKSGRLGSIQTVPGGPRWIKLTPEIIAKLRKPVRRSRLLQSPNQSADDILKRPDNLVSSQ
- a CDS encoding radical SAM protein, which produces MSNRRLTQILAALQAALPKLERVGAYANAKNLLGKSQAELEILVQQGLGIVYLGLESGNDEILSRIDKGATAAEMVSAVRKAKRAGLLVSIIGILGIGGPELSEHHAEQTGQIVSQMDPDYFSMLTLMLVPGTKLHSQWQSGEFQLLEPEEMLAELRQVIGHTDGLTQCVFRTNHASNYLPLKGTLPQDKKRLLQTLDASLAQGKGALRPESWRGL
- a CDS encoding type II toxin-antitoxin system VapC family toxin; its protein translation is MNVVDSSGWLEYLAGERNKDFFAPPIRDVGKLIVPTICMYEVFKRFLNQRNEEDALMAIGIMSLGNAVQLTREIAIDAAQISAETKLAMTDSIILATVRAHTAMLWTQDKDFEGMEGVRYVEKVG
- a CDS encoding AbrB/MazE/SpoVT family DNA-binding domain-containing protein; translation: MDAVTISSKYQVVIPRPIREQFKLKPGQKIMFIPYNDTLRVAIVPPIAEAEGMFKGIDTDPQREKVDREI
- a CDS encoding carbon-nitrogen hydrolase family protein, giving the protein MTSGHASVKVAVVQAAPILFEREATVTKTCQFIREAASQGTKFVLFPEALIPAYPRGLSFGMVVGSRKPEGRYLWQTYWDNAVEIPSPATDALGSAVREAGVYMAIGVIERDTQFGGGTLYCTLLYFGPDGKIIGKHRKLKPTGAERLIWGEGDGSTLSVLSTGIGKIGGLICWENYMPMARMTLYSKGVEIYLAPTADSRETWQATLRHIACEGRCFVLGCNQYVTKAMYPTDLRDHSELSAQPEVMCRGGSVIVSPLGEIIAGPLYDQEGILYADLDMGEIVRAKLDFDVVGHYSRPDIFQLKVNEQVLEPVHAKNA